The stretch of DNA TGTTATTATTGGTGAAGTGGATCCGTTGTGTAGCCATAAATAAGATTCGAATCCATCGCCAGCATTTAAGGTAGTGGTAGTACCTTCACAAATTGTATGATCCACTAAAGTTTCAGATCTTTTAGCTTGTTTTAATACAAAAGAAATCGACATAATATTCTCACATAAATCTGCTTGAGAAAAACGGATGTAAAAGGTCATATTTCCTGTTAGATTTTGTTGGTCTCGAATGGGATTTATATTGTTTCTGGCATCTATTTCTGAGGTAAAGAATCGATAATCATCATTTAAATTTGGAATAAATGTGAGGTAATCTTCAAGATTGATTGCTTCTTGATGATCTAATAATTCATCACAAATTTCAATTGTGGGAATTGGATCAGCTGAACTTAATGTTTTTTTTGAAAATGAAATTGGATGAAATACTGAAGAACATCGGTCTGTACTAATCGCCACAAAAATGGTTTTGCTATGTTCTGATGTAGTAAAATCTAATTGATGAATTTCATTTCGATTGGCTTCTGCATCTGCAAGCGTATTATAATACTTTATTTGAACTGTATTTGCATTCGCTATAATTTGATAATTGTAATCCATTAAATTAAGGGTTACACTGCCGTCTAAATCTTCATCACAAAATTCAAAGTGATTTTGTAGTATTAGTAAATTGGAATAATATTCGATTTTTCTTTCAGCAGTAATTGTACAACCTGAAGGTAAAAGAATTTCGACTCTATAATTTCCTGGCAAATTTACAATATAAGTTGCATCTGTAGCTCCAATGATCTCTATATTATCCTTATACCATTTATAGGATGTTGCATTGGGTGTTGTAGCATCTAGAAGGGTTGTTTCACCAAGACAAAGTGCATTATTTGTCGCTACCAATAAATCTTCACCCAAATCTTTGCCTCCCGAAAAACTACCTGCTTTTAAGAAAACACCAGAATCATACAATCCATTGCCTTGATCGGCAATCACCAATTTAATATGGTATTTTTTACCAGGGATAATATTTGCAACCGCGTTTAATACAACAGTTTCACCATTAAAATTGGTAGCAGAATGACCAATATTAAACTGTCTAAAATACTGAGGATTGATAGGAGGGCACAAACCTCCATTACCAAATATTGTTAAAACAGAAACAGGAATTGAGGTATAAGGAATAACCGCAATATTTTGATAATCATCTCTGGAATCAACTTCTTTGATTAAAAAAGCAAAACCATCTGTATAGCCGCAACGACCTTCGGAAGCCGTACGTAAATATTGTTCTGAAGCGAAGATATATTCAAAAGTAATACGATCATCCTGAAGTGAGATAAAATCAAACTCTAGAATCGTGGCATCCAATGTGTTTTGAATTTCTAAAGCTTCTTCCAAATCTCGATCGCCTTCCCAATTATTTGCCGTAAAGCTTTGTAAATAATTATTTGGGCCTACGGCAGCATTTAAATTTCCTGTCGATAGAAGGATACCATTTTCTAATGGAAAATCAGATGTTCCTTTATCAAAATAACCATAACTGATAAATCCCGATTGATGATACCCGGAAATTTCAATCGAACGTTCATCGATTTCTATACAATCTGATCCAAGAAATATATCTTTAACCAATTGTGTGGGAGTATACGATGAATTAACTTGAATGAATTGTGCCTGAACACCGATTGTAAAGAGTAGAAATAAATGGTAAATGTATTTCATATAAAATTCTTCTAATTACAAATTTATGAGAATTATTGCTCCAATCGATTGTTATTCAAGTGTAACAATTGTTAAAATTGGAAAAAAAATCGCTCCTTTAGAAAAGAAGCGATTGATATCGTATAGAAAATGATTTAGATTTTCCCTAAATTTTCTGCAATAGTATTGATGAATGAAGTTAAAGGTCCTTTAGCCATCATTTCGATCATCATGTTGAATTTTCCATCAAAATCCAATTGAACATCCGATGCATTTTCATCTACCGCTTCAATGTTGATCGTCAACGTATAATCAAATGCTGGAGCGGGAGATTCAAAAACAATTTGTGAGGGTTCATTTGTTTCTTTTAAACGCATTCCAACTTTTGGTAAAGCACCAACTCCTACAGTAAATCCCTTTCCAGACTCGTGAATTTCAAATGATTTCGTGTCTGCTGGCATCAACTGTTCATAGTTTTGCATGTTTACTAAGAAATCGTATGCTTCTTGTTGATTTTTAGAGAAACGTACTTTATTTGTATTTACCTTCATATTCCTGTGAGTTTTTTATAAATTTGTATCAAATCGCTCAAATGTACAAAGTTTTTTTTAATGAGAGTTTATTGACTTTCGATCAAGAATCAAAGCCAGAAGCAAAAAATATTTTATATCATCACGAATCTAATTTTGATGAAGCATTTCATCTGTTATCTAGTTCGGCCGTAAAACATGTAAATATTATAAGTGTTTCGATTGATGAGGTTTGGAATCAGTTCAAGAACTATTTTAAGTTGATTCAAGCAGCTGGTGGTATTGTGCGTAATTCTAAAGATGAATATCTGTTTATCTATCGATTAGGAAAATGGGATTTACCGAAAGGAAAGATGGAAGAGGGCGAAACCAAAGAAGAATCTGCTATTCGAGAGATTGAAGAAGAATGCAGTATTACACCATTAGAGTTAAAACAATTCTTAATGGCTACCTACCATATTTATTACCAAAAAGAATACATCATCAAAGAAACATTTTGGTTCGAAGTGTTCTATGAAGGAACTGAAACGCCTCAACCTCAGATCGAAGAAGGAATAGAAGAAGTGGTTTGGAAAAAGAAAGAGGAGATTGATGCGTTGATGAATAATTCGTATCCAAACATCCAATTATTAGTAAATAATTATTTAGATTTGTAATAAATAAGAAAAGTTATCATGAAAAAATATATTTTAGGAGTTTGTGCAATAATGGCTTTTACCGTATCAACTCAGGCACAGTCTAAAAAAGAAGATAAAAAGGCGAAAACAGAAAAGATTACGAAAGCCCAGAAAAATATCTTAGCTAAAGGTTCAGCTACAGTTTCTGATTTATATGCGTATCAAGTATATGGCGAATCGTTTGATGTTAAAAATACGTTGACTCATACCGAATTAGGGAAGTTATATGACAACATGAAAGATGGCGATGTAATTGAAAATGTTCAATTTAAATCGACAATCGAATCGGTTTGTAAAAAGAAAGGATGTTGGATGAAAGTAGATCTAGGAAAAGGGGAAGAGCAATCATTTGTTCGTTTCAAAGACTATGGTTTCTTTATGCCTTTGGAAGGTGAAAAATCAGATGTTATTGTGCATGGTAAAGCCTTCGTAAGTGAAATTTCAGTAGAAAAATTACGTCACTACGCTGAAGATGCAGGACAATCAAAAGAAGAAATTGCTAAAATCACAAAACCTCAATTGCAATTTAATTTTGAGGCTGATGGTGTTTTTGTTAAAGAAAACTAATACTTTTAGCATCTAAAATATTAAAAACCTTTCATTCTTTTGAAAGGTTTTTTTATATCATTTGACCACAAAAAT from Faecalibacter sp. LW9 encodes:
- a CDS encoding choice-of-anchor L domain-containing protein, coding for MKYIYHLFLLFTIGVQAQFIQVNSSYTPTQLVKDIFLGSDCIEIDERSIEISGYHQSGFISYGYFDKGTSDFPLENGILLSTGNLNAAVGPNNYLQSFTANNWEGDRDLEEALEIQNTLDATILEFDFISLQDDRITFEYIFASEQYLRTASEGRCGYTDGFAFLIKEVDSRDDYQNIAVIPYTSIPVSVLTIFGNGGLCPPINPQYFRQFNIGHSATNFNGETVVLNAVANIIPGKKYHIKLVIADQGNGLYDSGVFLKAGSFSGGKDLGEDLLVATNNALCLGETTLLDATTPNATSYKWYKDNIEIIGATDATYIVNLPGNYRVEILLPSGCTITAERKIEYYSNLLILQNHFEFCDEDLDGSVTLNLMDYNYQIIANANTVQIKYYNTLADAEANRNEIHQLDFTTSEHSKTIFVAISTDRCSSVFHPISFSKKTLSSADPIPTIEICDELLDHQEAINLEDYLTFIPNLNDDYRFFTSEIDARNNINPIRDQQNLTGNMTFYIRFSQADLCENIMSISFVLKQAKRSETLVDHTICEGTTTTLNAGDGFESYLWLHNGSTSPIITDVPVGTYHVRLELNGCFYTQEVVVHAAENPVIENIIVSGNTVTVIVANPNPSYMFALDDGNFQNSHIFYNVSIGNHTIAVQSSNECLPVFQTFSIVNMVNFISPNSDGINDVLDYSDLMYKLNPKFQVYNRYGHILFEGSTTNHFIWDGTFNGKTVASGNYWYTLEWTEPGSEQVNRQTNSILVKSK
- a CDS encoding NUDIX hydrolase, with translation MYKVFFNESLLTFDQESKPEAKNILYHHESNFDEAFHLLSSSAVKHVNIISVSIDEVWNQFKNYFKLIQAAGGIVRNSKDEYLFIYRLGKWDLPKGKMEEGETKEESAIREIEEECSITPLELKQFLMATYHIYYQKEYIIKETFWFEVFYEGTETPQPQIEEGIEEVVWKKKEEIDALMNNSYPNIQLLVNNYLDL
- a CDS encoding DUF4920 domain-containing protein, with product MKKYILGVCAIMAFTVSTQAQSKKEDKKAKTEKITKAQKNILAKGSATVSDLYAYQVYGESFDVKNTLTHTELGKLYDNMKDGDVIENVQFKSTIESVCKKKGCWMKVDLGKGEEQSFVRFKDYGFFMPLEGEKSDVIVHGKAFVSEISVEKLRHYAEDAGQSKEEIAKITKPQLQFNFEADGVFVKEN